The genomic interval GGTTCAAATGTGTTTAAGTAAATCTATATTGAACTATTGAACTATTGAACTATTGAACTATTGAACTATTGAACTATTGAACTATTGAACTATTGAACTATTGAACTATTGAACTATTGAACTACTTCCCATAAAGCTTATTCACCGCTTCGGTTTTGTTTTGAACTTGAAGTTTTTCGTAAATGTGATTTAAGTGACGCTTTACAGTGCTCAATGTAATATTCAATTTATCCGCAATTTCCTTATATAAATAACCTTTACTCAATAAATCAAGTACTTCTCTTTCCCGTTTGGAGATTAATTGTAAAACAGGATTTTCTGCCTTATTGAATGATTGTAAGACTTTTCGTGCAATTTTGGGTGACATAGGACTTCCTCCTTCGTGTAATTCCAAAATGGCTTCTATGATCTTGTCTGGATTAGTGTTTTTGAGAATATACCCAGTAGCTCCTGCTTTTAAAGCTTCAAAAACCTGATCGTTGTCTTCATAGATGGTAAACATGATAAATTGAATTTCAGAATCAATACTCTTTAATTCAAAAACACATTCAATTCCATTCTTACCTGGCAAATTAATATCCGTAATCACCACATCTGGTTTCAGCTTTGGAATACACTCAATGGCTTCTTCAGCGGTTTCAAACGAACGTACCCATTGTAGACGGTCATCACTTTCAATGACAGATCGCAATCCTTGTTGGATATCCAATATATCTTCTATGATACAAATATTAATCATCTCTGTTACAAATTACGAGCTTTCATCTCTCAAACACAATGAAACAAACGGTTGATTTTCGGCACGCCAATTGTCTGTAAGTAATTTTACTAAATTGCTGCCAAATAAGCAATGAAGGCATTCATCTCAGTCTTCTGTACTCAACGGAAATTCAACTATCAATTCCACACCTTCTTCACTGCTTTCCAGTTTCATGACTCCGTTTAACTTATTGGTGCGATTTTGCATCGTCTTCATACCATTTCCAGAAGCTCTTCCTTCCTTCACTTGAAATCCAACACCATAATCTCTGATCAGAATTCGCATCTTTTCTGTCACTTGAATTTGAATATAAACACGTTTTGTGTGAGCATGTTTTACAATGTTGTGAAGCGCCTCCTTAAAAATCAAAAATACTTGTCTTCGAACTTCACCAGATATTCTGCGGTCTTCCAGTAATTCATCCAATTCCATTTGAATTTCAATCTGATTCGTTTCAAAGTATTCCATGGCATAATGCCGCAGATAACTCATCAAATCCAGTAATGAATCGTTCTCAACTTTCATCGCCCAAATCAACTCGCTCATATTATTTACTAATTCTACCGAAGTGTTATTAATCCGATTAAGTTCTGCTTGATTTTCCGATTTGCGGAGTGCTTCTTTACTTAAATAGGATATTTTAGTCAGCCCGCTTCCCAAATCATCATGCATGTCATAAGCAATTCTATCTCTTTCATTTTGAACTGCGAGTTGCTTCTCAAGAATTGCGCGTTGTTTTTCTATCTTTCTCAGGAAATAAATCCTTGTAACCAGGAAAATAACTCCTGAACTCGCTAAAACAATGAGGATTTTGAACCACCATGTAAGATACCAAGGTGTCGCAATGACAAAACGAATGGGATTCTTTAAATAAAACCATTTTTTTGTCCCTGGAATTTTTGCACGCAGACGAAATTGATACTTTCCAGAAGGTAATGAAGGAAAAAAAACGCTGGAATTGGTTCCTAATGAAACCCAAGTCTCAGATGAGCCTTCCAAGAAATAACTATACTCAATTTGATGTTTCCCTAAAGCATTGATTGTTGAAAATGTCAATTGAATAGTATTCTGAATGGGAGAAAAATCATAATTTGAGGTATTCTCTAAAGACTGCTTGACGTTAGACACTAAAAACTCATCTACAAACAATTTCAATTCAAGACGTTTTGTTTTCAGCAGTTTATCTGGAGAAAATCGGAGTAAATAATTGTCGGATGCAATCCACACCATCTGTGTTTGATAATCAAAATAAGAGCTTTGATCGAAATGTTCGGAAGGAAATCCATTCTCTACTCCAAAAAAGTGTGCTGTTCTTAAATCTACTTCCAAACAGGCTAATCCTTTTTTCGTCCCTACCCACAATCTTTCCTGATCATCAAAAACCAAGTTGTAGATAAAATTAGATGGAATTCCCTCCTTTTTTCCAAAAATGGTGATTTTTTTGGTTGAAATAACATAACGCACTAACCCGCTTCCTTCAAAAGCAATCCACACATTTCCTCGGTTATCGGTTTTCACACATTGAATGATACTTTGGTGCTGTTTTTCAAAAATATACGCAAAATTGATTTCTTCAAAACGGTCTTCTGCTTGAATCCAATGAGTCAATATTTGTGTTTTATTACTTGAGAACCAAAGATCTCCATTCGGAGCTTCTGAATAACTCGTAAAATAAGATCCTGAAAAGGACGATTTGGCTCTTGAAAAATGAGTTATTTGGTGCGATTTCGGATGATACCGAACCAATCCACCGCCAACATTTCCACTAAACCACCAATTCCCAGAGCTATGTCTAAACCCCAACACAACCACATCCGATTGCTTGAAATACGGTTTCAAAAAGGATAATTTAGAAACCTGATTTGTTTGGAGATTAACCAGCTGTAAATCTGCTCCTTTTCCTCCGTGGACGACATGAATTCCATCTTTAAAAACAAACCACGAGCCGTGTAATTCTTTTGAATAAAAAGGATCGAATTGATTCCTTTTTTCATTGATCTGATAGACCCCGTCGTAATATTTCGTTGCTAACAGTTCATTTGGAGAGATTCTACAGATATTCATTAAAGGTTCATCCGAACTTATCGAAAGATTCCATTCTGAAATCAATGTACTGTTCTTATTCAGAATACTCAATCCCTTATAAGTTGTGACCCACAAATTTTGATACCGATCTAAATAGAGATTATTTATCTGATTATCGGCAAGTGAAAGCGGAATATTGGGATCGTGGAAATAGTTGATTGCCTTATGTGATAGCAGGTTGAAATGAGAAAAACCCTTATTTCCAGAAATCCAAACCATTTGCGGATTGTTCTTGTCTACAACTATCTTATTGGGTAATCCACTCAAATCGGTATTCAAATGTAACTCATCCCAAGCATGAATAACATTCCCCTGATAATTAACTTGAACCAATCCCATGAAATAATTAACCAAATAAATCCAGTGATTCTCTTGATCTACATGCAATAATTGATATCCTGTGTTTAACAATCCTTCGAGCCTTATTTGTGGCTTGAACGATTTAAACTTAGCAGTCTTAAAGTCAAAAAAGAAAAATTCTTTCGAAGAAGAAATCAAGCATTTCGACTCGCTGATCATTTTTAGCTGAATACCAAGACCTTTTTCCTGAGTTGGAGGTGCAATCGTTTGAATAATTTCAAGCTCATTATTCAATATAAAAACAGTATCAATGGAAGAAACACTCACTCGGTTTTTATCTATCCGTTCAATATCCAGT from Fluviicola taffensis DSM 16823 carries:
- a CDS encoding response regulator, with amino-acid sequence MINICIIEDILDIQQGLRSVIESDDRLQWVRSFETAEEAIECIPKLKPDVVITDINLPGKNGIECVFELKSIDSEIQFIMFTIYEDNDQVFEALKAGATGYILKNTNPDKIIEAILELHEGGSPMSPKIARKVLQSFNKAENPVLQLISKREREVLDLLSKGYLYKEIADKLNITLSTVKRHLNHIYEKLQVQNKTEAVNKLYGK
- a CDS encoding ligand-binding sensor domain-containing protein; amino-acid sequence: MVKLNQNYGLLYRNYILCLFLFIGFGVWTQSNTGQFINYGVKDGLCEPVCSGIVQDSRGFYWVSTQGGINRFDGTNFKCYFPSEMLGEKQLLDNSRVFFEIAPNQLILTLGNSKAFILNCISPDLKPIQCLKNRNALDIERIDKNRVSVSSIDTVFILNNELEIIQTIAPPTQEKGLGIQLKMISESKCLISSSKEFFFFDFKTAKFKSFKPQIRLEGLLNTGYQLLHVDQENHWIYLVNYFMGLVQVNYQGNVIHAWDELHLNTDLSGLPNKIVVDKNNPQMVWISGNKGFSHFNLLSHKAINYFHDPNIPLSLADNQINNLYLDRYQNLWVTTYKGLSILNKNSTLISEWNLSISSDEPLMNICRISPNELLATKYYDGVYQINEKRNQFDPFYSKELHGSWFVFKDGIHVVHGGKGADLQLVNLQTNQVSKLSFLKPYFKQSDVVVLGFRHSSGNWWFSGNVGGGLVRYHPKSHQITHFSRAKSSFSGSYFTSYSEAPNGDLWFSSNKTQILTHWIQAEDRFEEINFAYIFEKQHQSIIQCVKTDNRGNVWIAFEGSGLVRYVISTKKITIFGKKEGIPSNFIYNLVFDDQERLWVGTKKGLACLEVDLRTAHFFGVENGFPSEHFDQSSYFDYQTQMVWIASDNYLLRFSPDKLLKTKRLELKLFVDEFLVSNVKQSLENTSNYDFSPIQNTIQLTFSTINALGKHQIEYSYFLEGSSETWVSLGTNSSVFFPSLPSGKYQFRLRAKIPGTKKWFYLKNPIRFVIATPWYLTWWFKILIVLASSGVIFLVTRIYFLRKIEKQRAILEKQLAVQNERDRIAYDMHDDLGSGLTKISYLSKEALRKSENQAELNRINNTSVELVNNMSELIWAMKVENDSLLDLMSYLRHYAMEYFETNQIEIQMELDELLEDRRISGEVRRQVFLIFKEALHNIVKHAHTKRVYIQIQVTEKMRILIRDYGVGFQVKEGRASGNGMKTMQNRTNKLNGVMKLESSEEGVELIVEFPLSTED